The genomic stretch GTTCAAATTGCTCGGGTGTAATCGCGGTCAGATCATTTTGAACTTCTTGACGCGCTGCGTTATTTACGAGGATATCCAAGGTGTTAAAATCTTTTACAACTTGCTGGATCAGATTCTCGCAAAACGTCGCATCACTAATATCACCAGGATAAAGGACGCATTTGCCGCCTTCTTCTTCAATTCGCTGCTTTGCATATGCAGCATCATCATGTTCATCGAGATAGGAGATGGCAACATTGGCGCCTTCCTTGGCATAGGCGATAGCAACTGCGCGTCCAATACCGCTATCACCGCCAGTGATGAGCGCGACCTTACCTTGAAGCTTGCCGCTTCCTTTCCAATGATCAAATTCCTCAATCGGAAGCGGGTCCATCTTTTGCTGGATACCAGGCTGACGAGATTGGCTTTTGCCAGGATTACCATCTTTCATAAAATCGTACAAGTCCATTTTTTTGCCTCCTTTTGTCCATAAAGGATATTATTTCCAAGGTGATGATGTTCTAAAACAGGAGGCAGATGAATAAGTTCCTTTGAATGGGTTTTTTTCGGCAGGGATTTGGGCTAGAATAAACGAAAGAAGAGTTGGAAAGGAGATGGTTGCGATGCGTGCTTATGAAGATTACATTGCAGAGCTTTTCACTTTTGACGATCCGTTCTTTCGTTCAACAGACCTTGATTTTGATATAGACGTCCAGCGTATGGAAAAGACGATGGAGGATATGGCAGCATATATGAACATGAACAGGAAACCCGCGGCATATTAGTGTTGCGGGTTTTAATTTTCGGCTTTTGCTGCAATTGGTTTATACTAGAAAGTGAGAGCATGATACATAAAGAGATTAGGTTTCAATTAGAGAGGGAAAAAGATTATCAAAACGACAAATTCGAGGAGGTCCCATGATGACGAACCAAACTAGAATCATTTCAGAGCTGCAGGTAAAACCAACGATTGACGCTAAGCAGGAAATTCGCAGCCGTATCGACTTTTTGAAAAATTACTTACAAAAGACAGGTGCAAAAGGCTACGTATTAGGTATTAGCGGAGGGCAGGATTCTACTTTGGCTGGCCGTCTTGCGCAGCTGGCAATTGAGGAGTTAAAAGAAGAAGGCAAGGATGTTACATTTGCGGCTGTGCGACTGCCGCATGGCGAGCAGGCAGATGAGGACGATGCACAGTTAGCACTGAAGTTCATCGAGCCGGCAGAATCTTATGTATATAATATCAAAGCCCCTGTCGCAGAAACTGCTCGTGCTTTTAAAGATGCAACGAATGAGGAACTTGCTGATTTTCATAAAGGAAACGTAAAAGCACGGATGCGCATGATCGCGCAGTATGCAATTGGCGGCCAAAAAGGCTTGCTTGTAATAGGTACAGATCACGCGGCAGAGGCAATTACAGGCTTCTATACGAAATACGGTGACGGTGCTGCTGACGTTCTGCCGCTAAGCGGACTGAATAAACGTCAAGGTAAGCAGCTGCTAATCGAGCTCGGTGCACCAGAACGCCTATACGAAAAATTACCGACTGCCGATTTACTTGATGACAAACCAGGACAAACGGATGAAGCAGAACTTGGGTTAAAATACGAAGATATTGATGATTATCTAGAAGGGAAAATCATCGATGAGGAACCAGCTAAGCTTCTGGAAGAGCGTTATTTCAAAACAACACACAAACGGCAGATGCCAGCTTCTATGCATGATGATTGGTGGAAAGAATTGTAATGCAAGAGAGACTCTCAGGCGAGGGTCTCTTTTTTTGCGAAAATGTCTATACTTGAAAAAGAGAAACAGATGCGTGAGAATAATAGTTGCTGAAAGAGAGGTGTATACAATGCTTAAAGAATTCAAAGAGTTCGCTTTGCGCGGAAACGTTGTCGATCTGGCTGTAGCCGTTGTAATTGGTTCGGCATTCAGTGCTATTACGACATCATTGGTTAATGATATTATAATGCCGCTTATCGGCATCATCACAGGCGGGCATGATTTTAGCGGATTGCAGCTTACTGTCGGTAATGCTGTTGTGAAGTATGGTGTATTTATTCAAACTGTTATTAACTTTGTATTAATTGCTGCTGTGTTATTCATGGTCGTTAAATTTATGAACCGATTAAAACGCAAACAGCCGCAGCCGGAAGAAGTTGTTCAAAAACTGACAATGGAGCAGGAATTACTGACTGAAATTCGAGACTTGTTAAAGAAGGAAGAAAAAGTGAAAGATCAGTCTTGATTTAATCTCCTAAATAACCAGTAGCAGCATAATGAGGTTGGAACATAATTGTTTCAGCTAAAGAAAAGCCCGAACTTTGACGTGAATCTTTAGACTAAGATTGACTTAAGTTCGGGTTTTTAACGTTAATCTTAACTAGCGTAGGCTGAGGCCGTGTCCGTGGAAAGCGAGTGTGCTGCCCGAGCGACGGCTAAAAATGTTAGTTCACTTTTTAGTTACGTCCCAGCCTTTTTGTCTGCGGCTAACTATATCAATCCCCAGAAATCAGTCGTATAGAGTGTTAGTAACAATAGACAGAGAAAGATAAGCTGACTTAGCGTTACTTTATAAGCGTTCGGATTTTTAGCGTATTTTCTTTCCATGACTGTCCGGACTAATTCAGAGACAATAATAAAGATAATTAGAATAGAGCTGGGATAGATAAACAAATTAAGATTATCGATACCAGTCATCATTACGACAGGTGTAAATAAAAGAATCATAACTATTGTAGTAATTCGAAGGATCCAATCAATCTTTTTATGTTTCGCATTAACATGGTTATACGAAAAGAATTTACTGCGCTCAACTCGAAACCATTTTCGCATAAGTGCATGAAAAGAGATCAGCAACAAAAGAATAGCGGCTAGCAATAAAAAGAATCTTATCCAAAAATCAGGTTCGATGCCGTAGTTCATTGCGTCCCCCCTCTTGGTTTTACGTACAAGAATTACTCCGTTTGCAACCTGGCTAATAAGTCCTCTTCAACTTTAACTTAAGACTAGAAATTTGTATGGTTGCTTCTACAGTTAAATGTACGAATAAATCATGAGAATGTTTCATTTTGCTGCAGAGGGATGAGCCTAACAGCATCCTTGTAATCTGCTATAATCTGGATTATGAGGAGATGAGGCAGTATGCAAGCATTAAGGTCGCTCCATCCTTACAGCTGGACAATTATTATTGGTACGGTGTTCGGCAGGATGGCTACTAGTATGAGTATTCCTTTTTTGGCAATATATCTGACCCAGGAAAAGGGAGCATCGGCTGGATTTACTGGCTTGATTATTGCGGTCAGTTCTTTGGTCGGTATTCTTGCCAGTTTTTATGGCGGGTATTTTTCTGATCGGTTTGGCAGAAAGAAAATTATGAGCATTAGCATTTTTGGCTGGTGTATTGTCTTTGTAGGTTTTGCACTGGCGGATGCGATATGGGTATTTTTTGTGATGAATGCACTGAATGGATTATGCCGTTCTTTGTTCGAACCAACATCGAAAGCACTGCTGTCTGATGTGACAGAGCCAAAGCATCGGCTGCTCGTCTTCAATATGCGGTATACAGCAATTAATATTGGAGTTGTATTTGGGCCGTTATTAGGGCTGTACTTTGGTTCATCAGCTTCGACAGCGCCGTTCTTTATCGCTGCACTTGTTTATTTCGTTTATGGTCTTGTACTCATTTTTCAATTTTTGCGCATTACAGTGGCGGAGACAGCGGCAGCTGGAAAACATATTGGTGTTCGGGAAGCGTTTCACGTTACGCGTAAGGATAAGCTGTTTATGCTCCTATTAATTGGTGTGACGATAAGTGTGTTTGGTTATTCCCATTTTAGTGCTACATTGCCGCAGTTTTTTGCTGCTGCACCAAGCATAGAAGATGGCGCAAAGCTATTCAGTATGATGCTTACGTTAAATGCATTAACAGTGCTAGTAGTGCAATATCCGATTGTCACCGTAGCGAAGCGTTATTCGCTTGTATTATCACTAATGCTCGGAAATGTACTGATAGCCGTCAGTATGTTAAGTATGGCGTTTTTGCATGATATTGTGTGGATCGCGTGTGCTGTCATACTGTTTACAATTGGCGAGGTGCTACTGTTCTCGATGTCGGATATGTTTATCGATGAAATTGCCAACCCTGCGATGAAAGGAACGTATTTTGGTGCCATGGGCTTTACTGGGTTTGGCGGTGTGGCAGGGCCGTTGGCAGGCGGCTTGCTGCTTGATTATTTCGGAGCGATACAGCCGATCCCGATATTTACGATTATTTCCTTCCTCGTTATACTTGGTGCGCCATTCTTATTCCAGGTTTGGGTAATGCTAAAAGGGAGAAAACAAGAACCAAAACCTGTTTTAAAGAAGGAGCATATTTAATGACTAGCTATGAGCCGCTGAAACAATCATTTTATGAACAGCCTACCTTGGAGCTTGCGCCACGTTTGTTGGGCTGTTTGTTGGTTCATGAAACCCCGCAAGGAATCACTTCGGGCTATATTGTAGAGACAGAAGCTTACCGCGGTGCACTTGATCGTGCTGCGCATAGCTTTAATAATCGAAGAACAAAACGAACAGAGATAATGTTTCATGAGCCAGGGCATATTTATACGTACACCATGCACAGGCAAGTGCTGCTGAATGTAGTGAGTGCAGCTGCTGGAACCCCCGAAGCTGTTCTTATTCGTGCGTTGGAACCAAAGGATGGCATTCCACTGATGGAAACACGCAGACCTGACAAAAAGCCAAGAGAATTGACGAATGGACCGGGGAAACTTTGTCAGGCGATGGGGATTGAACAAGTCGCTCATTACGGCGGGAATTTCACGAAGCCGCCTTTATATATTACATCTGGATACACACCGGAGCAGGTGGAAACAGGTCCGCGAATCGGTATCCCGAATGCGCAGGAGGCCAAGGACTATCCATGGCGCTACTGGGTGCATGGCAACCGCTACGTTTCCAAGTGAGTCCCTTTTTAAAATAGCTAGAATCATGTAAAATGAATACATCATGTCTGGCATTACGCCGGCAATGCAAAAGGAGAGATAGCAGTGGGCAAAGTACTCGTCTTCGGACATAAAAACCCAGATACAGATGCGGTAACATCCGCAATTGCATACGCACATTTGAAGAACAAACTAGGGATGGAAGCAGAAGCTGTCCGCCTTGGCGAATTGAATGAAGAAACAGCTTTTGCGCTAAAAACGTTCGGCCTTGAAGCTCCTCGTATGATTGAGGCAATCAATGGAGAAGTCGAACAAGTTATTTTAGTTGATCATAATGAAAAGCAGCAAAGCGTTTCAGATATTGATACAGTATCTGTCACAGAAGTGGTAGACCACCACCGTATTGCGAACTTTGAAACTGCTGATCCGCTTTATTACCGTGCGGAGCCAGTCGGCTGTACAGCTACAATTCTTAAGAAAATCTACAAAGAGCATGATGTGGAGATTCCAAAAGAGATTGCAGGCGCAATGCTAAGCGCAATTGTTTCTGATTCCTTGCTTTTCAAATCCCCTACATGCACAGAAGAAGATGTAAAAGCGGCGAAAGAACTTGCTGAAATTGCTGATGTCGATGTGAATACATATGGCTTGGACATGCTTAAAGCAGGTGCTGATGTGAGCAAGAAAACGGCGGAAGAGTTAATCACACTTGATGCAAAAGAATTCCAAATGGGCGAAGCAACTGTTGAGATTGCACAGGTTAACGTTGTTGATGAGCAGGATGTCCTTGTGCGCCAAACAGAAGTTGAAGCTGCAATGAAGCAGAAAATTACAGACAAAGGCTTAAAGCTTTATCTATTCGCCATCACGAACATTCTAACAAATGACTCTACAGCGATTGCAATTGGCGCAGAAACAGATGCTGTGGAAAAGGCTTTCCAAGTAACATTATCCAACAATACAGCTACGCTTAAAGGCGTTGTTTCTCGTAAGAAACAGATTGTCCCAGTGCTTACTGAAGTCATGAATGGGTAATCACTATGAGGCAGGCATCATCTATGCCTGCCTCATTTTATTTGCTGTCAGCATGGCCATAATGCTAAAGTAGATATAAATCCACATAATAACAACCTCGTAACATCTTCTATCATTCACGAACTCTGTTTTTTCTGCAGCAGCACAGGATACTTTTTCAAGAATTAAGGGAATAGCCATACAAACTGCTGACTAATGCACAGAATAAAAGGGAGGCTTTTCAGGATGAACTATACAACAATACCAGGGGTCAAATACCCGCTTTCTCAATTGATTCTTGGCACGACCAAGTTTTTTGAAAACAAAAGAAATGATGTATTCGCTGTTCTGGATAGCTTCTTGCAAGCTGGCGGCAATACAATCGATACCGGTCCGAAATATGCCCAATACCAAGCAGAGAAATTGATTGGGCAATGGATGGCAGAGCGCGGCACTCGCGATGAAGTCATTCTAATTTCAAAAGGCGGTCATTACCATATTGATCTGGAAGGAGTGCATCATCCGGAGATGAGGCGTGTGAATCCGAGCGACATTACAAAGGATTTGCATGACAGTCTAGCGAATTTGCAGACAGATTTTATTGATATTTACCTTCTTCATCGAGATGATCGGAATGTGCCGGTACAGGTGCTGATGGATATGCTGCATGAACACCAGAAAGCAGGGAAGATAGGTGTATATGGTGTTTCCAACTGGGAGTCCGACCGTATTGAAGAAGCCAATGAGTATGCGGATAGGAAAGGGTACGACCGGATTCTTGTGAATAGTCCCAATCTAAGCTTAGCGCAGCTAAATGAGGTGCGATGGGCAGAGACAGTTGCATTAGATGGGGAATATGCGGCATGGCATCAGCGTACAAAAATGCCCGTCATCTCTTGGGCATCGCAAGCTGGCGGATTTTTCACGGGTACTTATGACAGAAATCATATATCAGATGAGGAAATTGCTCGTGTTTATTATAACGATGACAATTGGGAGCGCTATGATCGAGCTGTCGAACTAGCAAATAAAAAAGGTGTAACAGCTAATCAAATAGCGGTTGCTTATGTACTGCATCAGCAATTCCCAACATGCGCCATCGTAGGGTGTAAAAATGTAAAGCGCCTGCAGGAAGCACTTCCGAGTGTAGAAATTGAACTGACAGCTGATGAAGTGAAATGGCTGAATCTTGAATTGGCGGATGCAAAGGTGCGATAAGGGTATTTCTCTCTTACGATTTTTGTATTTATCGTATACAATAGAATATATTACAAGGTATACGACTGGTGGGGAGAGGAGATACATCGTGCGAACAATGAGCAGACAGCATATACCTGTGCGGGCGAAGAATATCGTCCTGATCGGATTCATGGGTGTTGGAAAAACGACAATCGGCAAGCTAGTCGCCGAGAAACTTTACAGAGACTTTATCGATGTTGATGCAGAGATTGAACAGCGGTATGGGATGGCAATTCCGGAAATATTCGCGCGGCATGGGGAAGACTATTTCCGTGAGATTGAACGGAATACGGTCATTGATATTTGTGATAATAAACAATGCAATATCGTTTCTCTAGGCGGCGGAGCTTTCAAACAGGAAGCCATTCGAGAAGTTTGTCTCGAGAGCTGTCTGGTGTTGTTCCTCGATCTTAGCTGGGACCGTTGGAAGGAACGTATGGATTTATTAATCGAGAATAGACCAGTGCTGCACAATAAATCGGTTGATGAAGTGCAGCAAATATTCGATGAACGACAAGCTATCTATGCGGAACATAATGCACGCGTCACAACAGATAACCTCAATCCGGAAGAAGTAGCGGACTATATCGTAGAATTATTGAAGCTGGGCTGGGAACTTCATCAGCCGCTTTCTTAAATTAGCAGCGGATACAAGAGC from Terribacillus sp. DMT04 encodes the following:
- a CDS encoding SDR family oxidoreductase produces the protein MDLYDFMKDGNPGKSQSRQPGIQQKMDPLPIEEFDHWKGSGKLQGKVALITGGDSGIGRAVAIAYAKEGANVAISYLDEHDDAAYAKQRIEEEGGKCVLYPGDISDATFCENLIQQVVKDFNTLDILVNNAARQEVQNDLTAITPEQFERTFRTNFFSFFYLSRAALPHLGKGNSIINTASINPYIGNPTLIDYTSTKGAIVAFTRSLAKGLASKGIRVNGVAPGPIWTPLIPATMQDEMLTNFGTQTPLGRPGQPVDLVGSYVLLASDEAAYMTGQFIHVNGGDYMSS
- the nadE gene encoding ammonia-dependent NAD(+) synthetase, producing the protein MTNQTRIISELQVKPTIDAKQEIRSRIDFLKNYLQKTGAKGYVLGISGGQDSTLAGRLAQLAIEELKEEGKDVTFAAVRLPHGEQADEDDAQLALKFIEPAESYVYNIKAPVAETARAFKDATNEELADFHKGNVKARMRMIAQYAIGGQKGLLVIGTDHAAEAITGFYTKYGDGAADVLPLSGLNKRQGKQLLIELGAPERLYEKLPTADLLDDKPGQTDEAELGLKYEDIDDYLEGKIIDEEPAKLLEERYFKTTHKRQMPASMHDDWWKEL
- the mscL gene encoding large-conductance mechanosensitive channel protein MscL, giving the protein MLKEFKEFALRGNVVDLAVAVVIGSAFSAITTSLVNDIIMPLIGIITGGHDFSGLQLTVGNAVVKYGVFIQTVINFVLIAAVLFMVVKFMNRLKRKQPQPEEVVQKLTMEQELLTEIRDLLKKEEKVKDQS
- a CDS encoding DUF4181 domain-containing protein, with the translated sequence MNYGIEPDFWIRFFLLLAAILLLLISFHALMRKWFRVERSKFFSYNHVNAKHKKIDWILRITTIVMILLFTPVVMMTGIDNLNLFIYPSSILIIFIIVSELVRTVMERKYAKNPNAYKVTLSQLIFLCLLLLTLYTTDFWGLI
- a CDS encoding MFS transporter, giving the protein MQALRSLHPYSWTIIIGTVFGRMATSMSIPFLAIYLTQEKGASAGFTGLIIAVSSLVGILASFYGGYFSDRFGRKKIMSISIFGWCIVFVGFALADAIWVFFVMNALNGLCRSLFEPTSKALLSDVTEPKHRLLVFNMRYTAINIGVVFGPLLGLYFGSSASTAPFFIAALVYFVYGLVLIFQFLRITVAETAAAGKHIGVREAFHVTRKDKLFMLLLIGVTISVFGYSHFSATLPQFFAAAPSIEDGAKLFSMMLTLNALTVLVVQYPIVTVAKRYSLVLSLMLGNVLIAVSMLSMAFLHDIVWIACAVILFTIGEVLLFSMSDMFIDEIANPAMKGTYFGAMGFTGFGGVAGPLAGGLLLDYFGAIQPIPIFTIISFLVILGAPFLFQVWVMLKGRKQEPKPVLKKEHI
- a CDS encoding DNA-3-methyladenine glycosylase: MTSYEPLKQSFYEQPTLELAPRLLGCLLVHETPQGITSGYIVETEAYRGALDRAAHSFNNRRTKRTEIMFHEPGHIYTYTMHRQVLLNVVSAAAGTPEAVLIRALEPKDGIPLMETRRPDKKPRELTNGPGKLCQAMGIEQVAHYGGNFTKPPLYITSGYTPEQVETGPRIGIPNAQEAKDYPWRYWVHGNRYVSK
- a CDS encoding manganese-dependent inorganic pyrophosphatase, with amino-acid sequence MGKVLVFGHKNPDTDAVTSAIAYAHLKNKLGMEAEAVRLGELNEETAFALKTFGLEAPRMIEAINGEVEQVILVDHNEKQQSVSDIDTVSVTEVVDHHRIANFETADPLYYRAEPVGCTATILKKIYKEHDVEIPKEIAGAMLSAIVSDSLLFKSPTCTEEDVKAAKELAEIADVDVNTYGLDMLKAGADVSKKTAEELITLDAKEFQMGEATVEIAQVNVVDEQDVLVRQTEVEAAMKQKITDKGLKLYLFAITNILTNDSTAIAIGAETDAVEKAFQVTLSNNTATLKGVVSRKKQIVPVLTEVMNG
- a CDS encoding aldo/keto reductase, which codes for MNYTTIPGVKYPLSQLILGTTKFFENKRNDVFAVLDSFLQAGGNTIDTGPKYAQYQAEKLIGQWMAERGTRDEVILISKGGHYHIDLEGVHHPEMRRVNPSDITKDLHDSLANLQTDFIDIYLLHRDDRNVPVQVLMDMLHEHQKAGKIGVYGVSNWESDRIEEANEYADRKGYDRILVNSPNLSLAQLNEVRWAETVALDGEYAAWHQRTKMPVISWASQAGGFFTGTYDRNHISDEEIARVYYNDDNWERYDRAVELANKKGVTANQIAVAYVLHQQFPTCAIVGCKNVKRLQEALPSVEIELTADEVKWLNLELADAKVR
- a CDS encoding shikimate kinase — translated: MSRQHIPVRAKNIVLIGFMGVGKTTIGKLVAEKLYRDFIDVDAEIEQRYGMAIPEIFARHGEDYFREIERNTVIDICDNKQCNIVSLGGGAFKQEAIREVCLESCLVLFLDLSWDRWKERMDLLIENRPVLHNKSVDEVQQIFDERQAIYAEHNARVTTDNLNPEEVADYIVELLKLGWELHQPLS